From the Hemicordylus capensis ecotype Gifberg chromosome 1, rHemCap1.1.pri, whole genome shotgun sequence genome, the window CATGGTGGAGAGGTTTCAATGTGCAGTCTTCTGTCTATGACAGAATGGAGAGTTCTAGTTCAGAGAATGCTCTGCTCAGCATCACCTCTTCAGGTGTGCTTTCACACAAAGGGAAAAAGGATAAACTGACGAGGTCAGATGTCCATGGTATCTAGTTCACTTTGATCTAATGCAATCCACCTCCTCTGTGACCGGCATTGCACTTGTTCTGATATCCATATCGACACTAGGCTTGTTCCCATAGTAGGTAGACCTCCACCTGAGTAACATGATCTTCTTGAAATATTTCATGGTGGTATTCTTTACTGTTACGAAGCACATGGTATTAATCATGCTGTTGCTCATGGCAATGCACTCTACTATATAGAAGGCTGTAAGGTAGTGCTTCTCCTTCACAAACACTGTTGGGAAGAAGTCACGGACGATTGTGAAACCATAGAAAGGTGACCAACAGAGGACGTAGGCAGTCAGAATGCACATGAGCACCAAAACTGTTTTTCTTCTGCAACGAAGCCTCTTCCTGATTTGTTCCGTCTGAAAACCTGGTACAGTTTTAAACCAAAGCTCCCGGGAGATTCTGGCATAGCACAAGGTCATAGTGATGACTGGTCCAACGAACTCAATACCAAAGATGAAAAGAAAGTAGGATTTgtaatacatctgctggtcaacaggccaaatctggccacagaaaattttcttttggtttttcaCTGTGAATAATACAGTTTCAGTAGCAAAATATGCAGATGGTATCGAAATAATCAGGGATACAATCCAGACCAAGGTGATTAGGAATGTTGCTGTCTGATAGTTCATTCGAGGCTTCAATGGGTGAACAATGGCAAGATACCTGCAAGAGACAGATGGTGTTTCCAGATTGATGAATTTGTAATTCAGTTATGTTTTTGGAGCTACTTTCCTTCATACTGGATAGAAATGGCCACtctttcttaataataataataataataataataataataataataataataataaattcgatatctataccgcccttccaaaaatggcccagggcgatttacaaagagaaataacaaacaaataagatggcttaaAGCAAACCTCCACCTGAAATGCATCATGAAGAAGCTCCATTGTGCAGCAAAAGGGAGGCTGGAGGCACAGTATTTCTGATGGAGGCTGCTCTGCTTGGATTGGATTGGGGAGAGCTTCATTGCCCTGACACATACCCCACCGACCCGGCCCTAGGCCTGATTCTTTGATCTGCTCTGGAATGCATAGCAAATCAGACTGTAATGCAATAGGGAGCCTCCACATAGCAGGAAAATGCCACCTTGTAGGGCTCACTTAGACATGCCCTGATTCCCCTTGTGTTGGCAAGACATTGCTTTATCAGTGGATCTCATTAATGAAAGTTCTGTGATCCAGTTCTCTTCACCTTCAGATTTTAGGGGAGAATTACAATACAGGATCAACACCACACAAGGTCACCGCCTCAGTTATTCATTGTGCTTCAAATTTATTTTGGCAACACTCTTGTTACGAATGGCCAGTGAATACACACTTTTGTTTACTGACAAATCTCATGGGCATATGCCTTTCTGTATTTGATGCTCTCCTGAAACATGAACCCTTTTCAGCCCTTCTAATCAGCAGGAGAATCTTGAGCACTAGGTCACCTGGTTGCCCggctgctcagagaggcagaactGGCACGTTCTGTATGTATGCATTGGCAGTTTGTTCTCTTTGAGATAAATGTTTTTAATCAACCGAGAAAGCCGTGTACTCATATTCCCAGACCTAAGTGCAGGCAGGCAGCTTTTCATTGATTTTCAATGGCTCTTGTGAATTAGGGGGCTGATGGGGAAAAGAGAATACCTCTGAACGAAAAGGAAGACTTCTGAAAAAAAGAACATCCCTATTTTTCCATAAGCAACATTACTTCAGGCTGACTATTGATAAAGATTTTGCTTCTCTGGACAATCATTCATAGTGCCTATGGGAATGGATTTGGAAATTTATCTTCCTGCTATTTTCAATAGGTACAAGAACTGCCTATAGATGTATTGTTTCTTTACTATTTTATTATTGGCACAAGCAGCCTTGTGCACTTCCTTTTTCTTACAAATTAGAATTCACCTTGATCAACTAAGGGAGGTTTGTGTGTGGGAACAACAGTACATCTAAGGTCATAGTCCTGCTGCATCATGATGCCCATTGGACTCCATAGTACTGGATGGATTTGGCTTTTCTTGAAGGTGAGAATGAGCATCATCTCATGAGCCCCTAGCTGCTGTAACATGTGACCAGCTGCCAATGTCTGGTGGAGCTAGATCCAGGCCATTGCAGCCTTAGAAGGCAAGGCCCCAAGCTGGGAAGTAGTAAGTTTAAAAGACCCCTGCTAATTTTGAGCAAACTAAAAAGCaatggtattttaaaaagaaaaaacaaccctCCAGTGAATGAGGGCACAGACCCTGCCAAGATCATGGATATTGCAAATTGTTCTCAACAAGGCCATACTTTGGTAATATACTCTAGTTTGGAAGACAGGTCACACTCAAACTAGCTACAGCGGTGCCACAGTGCAGACATGTGCACTTGCATGTTCCCCCCTGCAGTGGTGCAGCCCATGGAATTCTGAGATCTGTGTGAGTGTGGCACAACTATGCACATGCTGATCCAAAGTGCCCTTTCCCTATTGCCCATGCCCACCTGGTGTAGCAGActaaaatggctgcttccctcaCATGACAGTCCTGCAGTTAGCGGTCAGGTGGCTGTGCCCATGcccagcaaggcagcagatcaATTAAGGACTTGTTGATCCAGCAACAGCTAGCTTCAGATGGTGGGCTTGTATTAGTAGCCAGGACTCCCACACCTTCCTGGATCTCAGGCTGGCTATGAGGGGGCCTCCCCATTCTCCTGAGTAGAACCATTGGGAGGGACGCTCCAATCAGCAGGGCTGATGTGATTtcaatcaaatcgatttaaattgatttgattcaaGTCACATCAACCCTGCTGATTCACAGAAGGATTAAATTTTAACCATAATTTAAATTACtactcaggaagattctatttaatcatcattttctataaaattaTGTTCTGGTTGTCTAATacaaccttaatacatatttggagttagatgtaggtttcatttttagacgGTAGGTACACACTGTAATAGGTACAtgcttctcataatgctgtttcattcaggcaactaggccttgcattttgttgttgcactgtttgccttTCGTATGCATGCCTTTCTTActcacaggtacaggaacttcattaaaatattcccaaatgggatcTCTTCTATgacctgctgccatgataggtatTTCCCTtcaacaatggaggatacacttggaaaaggtttcctcaggactacatgaatatgttctgttcacttttggtttcactttctgttcccctccacatcccctgtgtttatatccagactcctcctccttgctcagatctactcccaaatcttctattcattcattgaccttctttgtctttgcacttttaagagagagcaagggcttgactctgtgtgtgtgtgtgtgtgtgtgtgtgtgtgctgtatgtacaccacctgcagaataggactgatcaggtctgttatctctcatccccatctaCTATGATTAGTATTAATGATGATATCTTCgacctaggttctttatgaattgtattttttaaaaaataaaaaataaatccaatttaacttttaaaaatctgattttaatttttttttaatgcatcgatttttatcaaccctgccaATCAGCCAAGCAAGCACTCTGCTTctggagttgtagctcagcccTGGGATGTTGCCTCTACTCCTGGGGTCCCAGGAGTGATGGAGGGAATTCTAGGGATAGGACAGGATCCCCCAGGGGCTGGCTAAAGGAGAGGCAATGAACTCTGGCTGCACATGGTCTGATAGATCTGGGGATCACTGTTGGGGCTAAGGGTCTCAAATGGGGTGTACTCCTCCTTCTCCAAGAGGGTCTGGATAGATTCAGGGAGCTACAATGCAATCAACCTAAGGTGGTATTTGCTTATGTGAAAAGGCCACTCAGACGCCAGTTCTTGCAGCAGCATAGAGATGGCTTTATGTGGTTGGCCTTTGTgtgggtgggcatggggtggggtggggggctctcacATATTCTCCAAAGCCACACTCCACCATGCTGCTGCTACATTTTTTAAGTGCTGCTGCCCGCCATAGACGTCAGAGAGAAGGCTCTTTGTTCAGGTTGGGCTTCAGCCAAGAGCAGCCTGACCCAGGCCCCTCTGTATTACCAGCCTGGATCTTGAGTGTGCATGGCTTTCAGGGAGATGGAGCAGAGGCAGCTTGATTGTGCGTTGCTAGTTAGAATGAGACCGGTGGGTCCATAAACAGGAGGCACAACAGAAGGTGAGCCAGCAGGTGTTGGAAAGAAGAGGATTAAACAGAAAGACAATCGGGAACATGGGAGAGCAGCAATGGTATGAAAGAGCACAGGAGCTTAGCAGAGTTGAAGCTGCTGGACATTCCAGGGAAGCCAAAAGCAGGATCTGGGGTATGAACAACTGGCCAAGTGGGAGGAGGCATTTTGTTTAAACCAAAAACTtggaaggaaaacacacacacaataaattcTGAGGGCAAGAAGGGACAAAGCTATTGAACTTAAAACAAATCCCAAGGGAGGAAATGCTAAGATTGTATGTTAgcatttattgtattgtattgattgTATTATTACTATCTGTCCGTTTAATGAATGATTTCATTCTGCTGGTTAACTGACACAAGCACCACATGGAAGAGGGTTGGGTGGGGGAATTATTCCAGTCAGTACTTGCaatctttttaaattttcttttgaaGAGGTATCAGAATGTGCTAACCTCTCCTTTAGATTTTTAGTTCTCTTGTAGGTTACCATAGGCCTCTTCTGGCATGATGCATAAAACACGTCAATAACTATTTCTACTCTCCACTCCAAAGACTCGTTGTTGTTATCAACAGGCTATGCATATGCCTGTTAGAatttattttcacttttttggTCAGTCCTCCTTCCTGCAGATTATCACTTTCCTAGCTCTAGCTAGATTTTCTGGATAACCCCAGCTGAGCAAGTTGTTACTATAGAATTCAAATCTGGACATTGGTAAGTATAGTTCCTCTTTGTGAGGAAATCTACTCAAAATAGTTCCACTgaaatgaaatttttttttatttcaatgggactactctgagtaattctTTTTCATGTAAGCCATTCTTTGAATGGTAAATTATTACTTATATGCTAAAGATGAGAACTAGCAGTGAACGAATGTAATCTAGGAGCCAGTGTgatgtcgtggttagagtgtctGACTAGGGCAGGAGAGGCCTGGGGGCCTCTTCTTTGCAGAGACTTGGGGTTCTGCAAAGAACAGTAGTTTGCAAGCACTTTCATTAGTAAATCCTTTTTGGTATAAACCTGGCATCAGGCATTCTCTAAGCAAGGTCATTCATAAGGAGAATGAAACCTGTATATTATTGCCACTGAATAAGCTCAAGTGTTGGTTGAAACACGTTTGGCACCAACTAAATGATTCTAGATTCTCCTCTTTGGTTACTATTAGACTGGTGAACATGTTAGGGCTTTTTGAGAGCATCCCTTTCAGTCAATTGTTACATTTTTTAATCTCTCCGAGGGATGGACTTTACAACCAACTAACCTGCAGCCAGTTATCCTACAAGGACTTCATTGAACTGTCatatgcttttaaatatttttatgtttttaaatgtatgtgtATACCTAAAAATGTAATGTATATAATATTTTATACTTACTACAACCTTAGGATTAAAtacattaacattttaatttaGGATTCTCTTGTGTCTGCTTATATTATCATTACTGAATCCTATAGTGCAAGGTTTCTCTTATTTTCTTTGCTCTAAGTCTATCATAAAAAGACTgactaacccttgctaactgggcaatagtcaccattttaatgtggtgttctctttatttagcggggggagagtaactggccctacctacctccagcacagtatccctccagtgactgttactggtgtctatcttatgtttcatttttagattttgagccctttgggacagagctccctttatttatttatttacttgcttactttaattacttattatttctctatgtaaagctatttggaaactttggttgaaaagtggtatataaatatttgttgtagttgttgttgaCCATTTCAAGGATCCTAGAAGACCTTGTCGCTGCTTCTTTCACCTGCTGAACACAAGAtgttggctgacagccagactaaattactcatgagtaatccttctgaaattagtgggacaagttagtaatttattatttatttatggctaacttgttccatttatttcaataggactactgatcagggtggtattccgtgggtggggactcctgtcatctccccattgtcatggacagatcaccatctggttaaggtagaagtTACAGCCTCggcccacctctgtaggggtgaaggacctattagattggtccgcctgaggaggttactggatccaataggattccaagaagccttggaagagtttagggttggctctgctagtaattctgttgatgctctggtgcaaacatggaataatgaactcactagagaagtaaacacaatcactcctaagcgtcctctccaacctgctttaaagacagccccatgttaTTTGGAtgagttacaggagctgaagcggcaagatagacaactagagtgcaagtggaggaagactcggtgtgagtctgatcgggtacaacacagcacatttgaagatctatgctctggcagtgtgggtggcaaagaagcagttcttttctgtccacattgcttctgcaaactcacaTTCAGCtaagttgtctagggttgtgtggaggctagtatgtacccccttccccttgaactgaaacttggaaccattggttactcactgtgatatttttaatgacttttttgcggataaaatttctcacattcgGGCCGAGTTGGATTCCATGGTTATTGTGGGGTCtactgtggaggtatccagcaactcctcttatggaattagattggatcattttcagtttgtgactcctgaagaagtggacaaactgctttggactgtgcaccctacaacctgttctcttgacccttgtccaacttggcttatctcatctgataattatattatcaaagaggatctggtaaatattataaatgcttctctgagggagggcaggatgcctccttgtattaaggaggctattatcagaccacttttgaagaaacctgcattggatccctcggagttagctaattacagacctgtttccagtcttccatggtttggcaaggtgattgagcgggtggtggaatctcagctccaggtagttctggatgatacagattatctagacccatttcaaactggcttttgtgtgggctatggggtcaagattgccttagtcagcctgatggatgatctctaattggctgtcgacagagggagtgtgactctgctgatcctcttggatctctctgcggctttcgataccatcaaccatggtatccttctggactgccggagagaggtgggattgggtggcactgttttacagtgtttccaCTCGTAgctctctggtagattctagatggtgtcgcttggagactgttgctctgcaaagcgagaactgaggtatggagttccacaaggctccgtactgtctctaatgctctttaacatctacatgaaatcgctgggagagatcatcaggaggtttgatgcCGGGTgtatcaacatgctgatgacacccagatttacagttctccatgtcgaccttatcaggaaatggcatatcttccctaaatgcctgcttggaggcagtaatgggctggatgaggaataacaaactgaagttgaatccaaataagacggaagtactgactgggggtgggtgggtggggacctgagagatggtttagatctgcctgttctggatggggttacactccccctgaaagatcaggtacgtaccttgggagtgcttctggaccctaagctgtccctggtttctcaga encodes:
- the PROKR1 gene encoding prokineticin receptor 1, with product MRQEGHHPNTTLMSTNFAAIYSHHEGDFTSYPNFNFNFPFNFSYGDYDLPLDDEDDVTKTRTFFAARIVIGVALVGIMLVCGIGNFIFIAALARYKKLRNLTNLLIANLAISDFIVAIVCCPFEMDYYVVRQLSWEHGHVLCASVNYLRTVSLYVSTNALLAIAVDRYLAIVHPLKPRMNYQTATFLITLVWIVSLIISIPSAYFATETVLFTVKNQKKIFCGQIWPVDQQMYYKSYFLFIFGIEFVGPVITMTLCYARISRELWFKTVPGFQTEQIRKRLRCRRKTVLVLMCILTAYVLCWSPFYGFTIVRDFFPTVFVKEKHYLTAFYIVECIAMSNSMINTMCFVTVKNTTMKYFKKIMLLRWRSTYYGNKPSVDMDIRTSAMPVTEEVDCIRSK